The DNA window ACACTTCCTCCATAACTCCATCCTCTAGTTGAACGATGTACCCATTGAATCACATTATATCTACAATCCATTGGATCTGCATCTGCAGGTAACATTTTTACTTGAAATGCATCTTTAAATCCGATAGACTCATAAGCTTGATTCCACCAACGAGCTCCATCTAAAAGCGCAGAACGTACAGGTTCTGGAGTTCCTGGATCTAGATAATAGATAATTGGTTCTTTAGCTTCACTAAGTTCAGCATTAGGATTTTTCTTTTCTAAGCGATGTCTAATGATATAGCGTTTTCTAATTTGCTCTTGTATTGGAGTGGCATAATCTAAATAAGATATTGAAATAGCTCCACTTCTCACATCAAATTCACGCATTTTATATTCATTATCTGGTAATTCAATAAAGCTATGATGTTGAATTACACTAACTAATGATGCTGTAGGAGCTACAGTTCTAATATTTTTTCCTGTAGGTTGGCCTTTAAATGTTAGTAAAGCTTCAAACTCTACATTTTTAGGAAATGCTTTAGTTCTGTTAAGTGATAATGCACTTTTTGACGCATCTAATTTATAGTTTCCCTCCTTACTTCTTTTAAAAGTTGAAGCCACACCATTTACATCTTCCATTAAAAATGGTGTTATGTCAATGATGTAGGTTCCATTTTTTTCTTCTTCAATTTTAAATCCATATAAGACGGATTTAGCAAAAGCTTGCTCGATACTTTTCTTTTCAAGCACATTATCTGTAATAGCTCTATAATTTTGGTTGGGTTGAATTAATAATAATTTATTACCTGCTTTTTGGAATTTCACTATGCGTTCTCTTCCTAATAGACCTCTGTCTAATCCAATATCGTTAGAACCAACTCCAGTAGCAAGTGAATTTACATATAGAAATTCTTGATCTAAATTTTTAACTTCTAAATAAATTTTGTCTTGACCTTCATCATAGTGAAAATCAAAAAAACCGTTATAATTTTCAAGGTCTTTATTATCTAATACCTGAGAAAAAGCTGGTAAAATTGAAAGAAATAGTACGAAGTATAATATCTGTTTTTTCATTATTGAATAATTAGTCTATAAAATTACATAATTTAAACGAATTGATAAATGTGACTTATATAAATAACATGCGTCTAAACTATTAAGAAACTTATAGTTGCAAGAATGAATTTGTTGCTGTATTAATTTAAATTAACCTGAGAACCCTATATCAGAGATTAATAATAATTTTTAAGCTATTTAAAAATGGAAATTTCAAACCCATTCTTGATGGTTTTTTCAAACGTTTGTATTCAAAAACTAATTTTATTGGTTTAGAAGCGATACCTTATAAGTTAGGCTCAATACATTCAAATATTGATATTGTCATTAGACCTTTTGAAACTTCAGATCTAAATTCATTAAATGAAGGGGTTAGGCATTCACGTTTAGTTGAAGAGCAAATCCCAAAATGTTACGTTGCTACTACCAATGAAAATAGAACAATTTATAGACAATGGTTATTTACTCATAAATATCAACAACAAGTTATAGATTACTTTGGTCCTATTTTTCCGAAAATTAGTATAAACGAGGCAATTATTGAAGGTGTATTTACACATCCTGACTATAGAGGATTACGCATCATGTCTGATGCAATGTCAAAAATAAT is part of the Psychroserpens ponticola genome and encodes:
- a CDS encoding GNAT family N-acetyltransferase, whose amino-acid sequence is MYSKTNFIGLEAIPYKLGSIHSNIDIVIRPFETSDLNSLNEGVRHSRLVEEQIPKCYVATTNENRTIYRQWLFTHKYQQQVIDYFGPIFPKISINEAIIEGVFTHPDYRGLRIMSDAMSKIIQQQQYKNIKRVIAFVEESNKASLKGFYRIGFLPYMIRKEVWFLFRRKVTLVQMSEKLQKKHLKAFL